The Humulus lupulus chromosome 3, drHumLupu1.1, whole genome shotgun sequence genome window below encodes:
- the LOC133824713 gene encoding uncharacterized protein LOC133824713 → MWLPKGNWDWTASSSPLTAAKKRLKAHPPSLSSSESDPEEGKSESEATRDTTLSYETVPDNAESEAESDEPEQEDIVPSEQEAESESEPIASPLSSKAKGKRPISDPTPSPKRSGVNFKPYSSTFCYNDNARDMVLYAQRKFIIERNYVLSDHQPFGVLTMLQDRKWTGSLVKFTGFVDRIVKEFYANLTNEIIEPKSPLYNKVFVRGHWFSFSPQYIAHALHLPLDVEDDDDLASLDKDTVITELVGQKMVWPSNTVISVSNLTYTYAVLHKFSTTNWKPTSHTATISFDMASFLYKVGIGLGINLAMKKDLQRDQEDLVAPTTAASYKASAPPTEATDAPSTKKVKPQSLKFASDDIPHASSSVATNPGLVATEITAIRASVDSLATRVMSIEGLQRLVLEAVQSLSKDPVV, encoded by the exons ATGTGGCTCCCAAAAGGAAATTGGGATTGGACCGCGTCTTCTTCTCCCTTGACTGCTGCCAAGAAACGATTGAAGGCTCATCCCCCTTCACTGTCTTCCTCCGAATCCGACCCTGAGGAAGGCAAGTCTGAATCTGAAGCAACCCGTGATACCACCTTATCTTATGAAACGGTTCCTGACAATGCAGaatcagaggctgagtctgatgAGCCAGAACAAGAAGACATTGTCCCCTCTGAACAAGAAGCCGAATCTGAGTCAGAGCCAATTGCATCTCCTTTGTCATCCAAGGCTAAAGGGAAGAGACCTATTTCTGATCCTACACCTTCTCCAAAACGTTCAGGTGtaaatttcaaaccttattctTCCACTTTTTGCTATAATGATAATGCTCGTGATATGGTTCTATATGCTCAAAGGAAATTTATCATTGAGAGAAATTATGTCTTGAGTGATCATCAGCCTTTTGGTGTGCTAACGATGCTTCAAGATCGAAAATGGACAGGTTCTTTGGTTAAGTTTACtggttttgtggatagaatagtcaaggaattctatgccaatcttACTAATGAAATTATTGAACCTAAATCTCCTCTGTACAATAAAGTGTTTGTTAGGGGCCATTGGTTCTCTTTTTCCCCTCAATACATTGCCCATGCTTTGCATCTTCCTCTTGATGTCGAGGATGATGATGATCTTGCCTCTCTTGACAAGGATACGGTTATCACTGAATTAGTAGGGCAAAAAATGGTATGGCCATCTAATACAGTCATCTCGGTCTCTAATCTCACTTACACTTATGCTGTCCTCCATAAGTTTTCCACAACGAATTGGAAGCCAACTTCTCACACCGCAACAATCTCTTTTGACATGGCTTCATTTTTGTACAAGGTGGGGATCGGTCTTGGTATAAATTTGGCTATG AAAAAAGATCTCCAACGTGATCAAGAAGACTTGGTGGCTCCCACTACTGCGGCTTCCTATAAGGCCTCTGCTCCTCCTACTGAAGCCACTGATGCTCCATCAACCAAGAAAGTCAAGCCCCAATCTCTGAAGTTTGCCTCGGATGACATTCCTCATGCATCCTCCTCTGTTGCCACAAATCCAGGACTTGTTGCAACAGAAATAACTGCTATTCGAGCCTCTGTTGATTCTTTGGCTACTCGAGTGATGTCTATTGAAGGACTGCAACGTTTAGTGTTGGAGGCTGTTCAATCTCTGTCCAAAGATCCAGTcgtttag